One Nitrospiria bacterium genomic region harbors:
- a CDS encoding (deoxy)nucleoside triphosphate pyrophosphohydrolase has product MKKEKKTVQVAIGIIIKNGQFLIARRMENVHLGGVWEFPGGKRLDHEKLKECLQREIKEEVGVEVKVHRKIKCFTHQYSIGKISLHPYLCSIKTGIPKPMGCKEIRWVTPSHFKSFTFPPANDLLIKELEKNSLRIN; this is encoded by the coding sequence TTGAAAAAAGAGAAAAAAACCGTTCAGGTGGCCATCGGGATTATTATCAAAAATGGTCAGTTTTTAATTGCGCGCAGGATGGAAAATGTCCACCTGGGGGGGGTCTGGGAATTTCCAGGAGGGAAACGTCTTGACCATGAAAAATTAAAGGAATGTCTCCAGAGAGAGATTAAAGAAGAGGTCGGTGTCGAGGTCAAGGTCCACCGAAAAATAAAATGCTTTACCCATCAGTATTCAATTGGAAAGATCTCCCTGCACCCTTATCTTTGTTCCATCAAAACGGGAATTCCAAAACCCATGGGCTGCAAAGAAATTCGATGGGTCACCCCCTCACATTTTAAATCCTTCACTTTCCCTCCTGCCAATGACCTTTTAATTAAGGAATTAGAAAAAAATTCCCTCCGGATCAATTAA